The Setaria viridis chromosome 9, Setaria_viridis_v4.0, whole genome shotgun sequence sequence GCACAGGCGGCCGCCCAGGTACCCCGTCGCGCCCGTCACCACCACCctcatgccgccgccggcaaccgCAGCAGTGCAACGGCAGCCGATTCGATCCAagctagcagcctagcactgcacactctctctctctctctctcctgctcGAGCCTCGAAGCCAACCCAACAAATCGGGGGAAGTCAGCTACGCTAGGGCGAGAAGAATAATGATGCGATTGAAACGAGGAAATTTTTTTAGGGATTTGGTGGGAGATTATCACCATTTTAAACTGGATTCAGAGTTGCTGCTGAGCCTGTCAGTCTTTCTAGTCTAGTCAACTCAACCCACAAGACCACGGCAACTAACGAAAACTTGGGCTGCTGGGCTGGCAAATTTTAATCCTTTGCTGGGTCGGCCCATCTCTGCTCCTCTCCTCCCGGCCTTTCTCTTTTGCTCAAATGAATAAGCCCATTGATTTCCAAAACAACGCACTCCCTGCATACACATTATGAACCAACTATATATGCATTAACCCATGACCTATAGGAAAATGAAACTTAGCCCTTTTAAATGGAGAGATAGTGGTCTTTCGAACAAAAAAAGTCTTTAAAAAAATGGAGAGATAGTGGACAAGACCTACAGGGTAGCTGATAAGTGGGAGCTTCCAAAGCTACCAGAGGGTTAAGTGGAATTTGGGTGCATTCGTGTTTGCAATCTTAGCAGCCAGGGCGAAAATCTGCACGAAAGACACGTTCTCTCCGGTCAGGAGGTATCTTTCGCTCATTCTACCCTTCTCTTCTCCATAGTTGCTATGTGCCcgctaaccacatcattaatgGATATGATATGGACAGGAAGAACGACTCTCTGCCATACCCATCTCCTCTGTAACCGGGTCGTTGAACCTATCAATCAACTGCAAGAAGCACCCTTTTTGTTCAGTTTCTGCTCGATTATTTTGTACTCATATACTTTGTTTATGTCAAACGCAAATTCAAAGTTCAAATGATAATTTCTTTGACATGTTCATGGGCAGAAGTTTTAGGTTCTCTTACAACACGAGAAGCAAGATTTCCAGCCGTAAGCACTCCAGGTTGGGCGTTCTCGATTTGGTATCCCGTATGGCCGTATCCGGTCCGGTGCATGCCAATCTCTCCTTCCAGTGTGGAAAATGGTGGCGGCCGAGGGAGGCCAGAGACGTACGTCGTCGCCGTGGGGCACGGACGCGCGCACGTCGTGCCCGGCAACATACCAAAACGTAATTGATAGCAAGGAATAGGGATAGCTCATGAGTGATACTGCAAGATTAGTTGCAATCAACGGGATGCGCCTAGATGTGGAGGTTGGATTGATCAGTGGATCTTGGCCACAACTGATTTGATTGGTAGGGGTTGGACAAACGTAACGCCGGTTTGGCATTGTGGCTAGAAGAATTCTTGGTGATGTTGCTCACTTCTTTATTCATGTCTTCTATACTACGTAGTAGTTCTGTTGGAtgacatgataaaaaaaaaatcaaaatggatGGACCCAAATAGAAACGGATACAGCTCTAAAATGTGATCAGTTTATCATTCTTCAGCCATAAGAGCGTCTCTGCCAATCCTTCAGTTAAGCTCCTAGGACTATAGCCCAGCTCCTTCTTGGCCTTGTCACATGAGTATGCCCATTGATGTCTGAGACAATCCACTCCCTGCAACGTAGAAATGATGGACCAACTACACTTCAACACAAAAGCATCCTTATGTGATAATAAACTGGAGCATTAAAAATGTAAAATAACAGACATACAGGGTAGCTGATGAGTGGTGGTTTTCCAGTGATGCGAGCAACCAAAACTGAAATCCACCCATAGATTGCAAGCAACCATAGAGGTATGTGGAATTTGGGTGGCTTTGTGTTTGCAATACTCGCAGCCAGATCGAAAATCCGCACGAATGACGCGTTCTCTCCGGTGAGGAGGTATCTTTCTCCAACTCTGCCCTTCTCCATGGCTGCTATGTGGCCGCTTACCACATCGTCGACATGGCTGAACGACTCCCTGTCGTATCCATCTCCTATGTAACCAGGTAGACGCCCATTGAACCTTTCAATCAACTGCAAGATCTTTATCCGTTCAGTTTCTGCCCATGACTGCAATACACATGACTAGAAAGTTCTTGCAATGAAATAAAGGAAAGTTCTCTTACCACGCGGGAGACAAGATTTCCAGATGTAAGCATTCCAGGGCCGTACATAACGCCGGGGTAGACTATGGTGATTGGCACACCCTCTGCTGCTGCCTGCAGGGCAATTTCATCTGCTAGAAACTTTGATTTCTCATACTCTGTACAAAACGCTTTCCCTGGATGAATCTGAGATTTAAAAGCAATTCGACAATGTCACAATTTAAAACAAATGAGGTGTGGCAATATAGACTTTGAACAGAAGCAGAACGCACAGGACAAACCGTAGAGCCAAAATTACGTGGCAATATCAAATTAAAAGTttggggaaaaagaaaagaatcatCATGAAACGAGCTTATACTACCTGTTTCTCATCAGCGACATAACCATCGGTTGGGCCAATTGCGAAGTATGACGATGTGTAAACTATCTTCTTCACTGCTGGCGTTCTCTTGACAGCCTTCAACACATTCTCAAGTCCCCCCACGTTGACCTGTCGATTGCAGCAGTAAATGCACATGCCATCTGAAGGCGACTCCCTACGTCCTACGAGTACGTTTTCCAGATGAGAAAATGCACGGGTTTGCCATGCATGTTGATCATATGGCTTGGCTGCTACATGTCGACGTGGGTTGCCTTATAGCCAAATGCTTGTTGGCCATATCAATATTGTTGGATTTGCTATTGAATTGACACTAAGATGACTGACGATGTGACATATATCTTACGGTGTGGAAAATGGAGGCGTCGGGGAGCCacgcctcgacggcggcggcggcgtggaacACGGCGTCGCTT is a genomic window containing:
- the LOC117838561 gene encoding uncharacterized protein → MRVVVTGATGFMGGRLCAALADAGHDVRAFVLRGVDASALPPSVEVVYGDVTDEDSLADAFQGSDAVFHAAAAVEAWLPDASIFHTVNVGGLENVLKAVKRTPAVKKIVYTSSYFAIGPTDGYVADEKQIHPGKAFCTEYEKSKFLADEIALQAAAEGVPITIVYPGVMYGPGMLTSGNLVSRVLIERFNGRLPGYIGDGYDRESFSHVDDVVSGHIAAMEKGRVGERYLLTGENASFVRIFDLAASIANTKPPKFHIPLWLLAIYGWISVLVARITGKPPLISYPGVDCLRHQWAYSCDKAKKELGYSPRSLTEGLAETLLWLKNDKLITF